The sequence below is a genomic window from Meles meles chromosome 3, mMelMel3.1 paternal haplotype, whole genome shotgun sequence.
gctatggaaacagtcaacaaaacaaagaggcaacccacggaatgggagaagatatttgcaaacaacactacagacaaagggctgatatccaagatctataaagtactcctcaaactcaacacacacaaaactgataattatgttaaaaaatgggcagaagataggaacagataATTCTCCATAGAAGATGTaccaatggctaacagacacatgaaaaaaatgttcatcatcactagccatcagggaaattcaaatcaaaatcacattgaaataccacttttcaccaggtagaatggccaaaatccacaGGACAGGAAGCAAAATGCATTGGAgaatatgtggagaaaggggaaccctcttacactgttgatgggaatgcaagttggtgcagccactttggaaaacagtgtggtaattccttaggaaattaaaagtggagctaccatatgacccagcctttacactactgggtatttatcccaaagatactgatgtagtgtaAAGGAGGGGCTTCTGTACCCTAGTGTTCaaagcaacaatgtccacaatcaccaaactgtggatagagctgagatgcccttcaataggcaaatggaaaagaagatatggtccatatatacaatggactattatgcctccatcagaagggattaatacccaacttttgtattaacatggacaagactggaggagattatgctgagtgaaataagtcaagcagataaagtcaattatcatatggtttcacttacttctagagcataaggaataacatggaggacattaggagaaaggaaggaaaagtgaattgggacaatcagaaggggagacaaaccatgatagactgtggactctgtgaaacaaactgaggattttggaagggagaggggtaggAGGAAAGGTGAACCTGGTAGTGGATATTGGAAGGGCATGGAGCATgaagtgtggtgcataaacaatggatcttggaaagctgaaaaaaataaagtaaattaaaaaaaataaaataggggtgtctgggtggctcagtggtttaaagcccctgccttcagttcagggcatgatctcagggtcctgtgatcgagccccacattgggctctctgttcagtggcgagtctgcttcccttctcaaaaataaataaataaataaataaataaataaataaataaaatgctaaatatgtaaatgcttaatataaaaaataaagacaatttaatACACCTCATAATGTTTATTGTCCTATATTCTCATAatgtattttctaaatgtattAATAGTCTCCtacaaaataagtttttaattatCAATGTCAGTAAATTAATGCCAGTATAATATGATAGTTAAATTCATTTTGAATGGAAAAATAGAACGTAATCAAAGAGCTTTGTAATACACCAAAGCCATTCCCAAATGAGTTGTGCAAATGATACAAAACATTAGGATACAAAAATCTATGGGATAACGTTGGCATAATATTCTGAAGTTATAATATttggagagaaagaataaaagagttAGTATAAAAATGtcctgttttatattttcttcaaaggCAGGTCCCACATTCAACATTTTCTTCAGAGCGCCTTATGACATCCTTATTTCTGAGACTATAGATTAAAGGGTTTAACACAGGAGTGATGATggtataaaaaacaaatacaaccaTGTCCTTCTCAGGAGTGTGATAGGAGTTAGGGAGTATATAGGTGTAGACAGCAGCCCCATAGAAGAAGATGACCACAGTCATATGGGAAGAACAAGTGGCAAAGGCCTTCTTCCAGCCCTCTGCTGAGTTCATCCTGTGAATGGTAAGGAGGATGAAAAAATAGGAACTTGAAATGACTGTCACAGGAATGAGGAGCATGAGGACACAGCACAGATACATGACTGTCTCATAGAGAGAAGTGTCTGAGAAGGAGAGCTTCATTACAGCAGGgacttcacagaagaaatgatggatCTCCCAGGATCTGCAGAAAGGGAAAGTAATAGTGATGGCTGTGAGCATGAATCCATCCACAGATCCCAGAAACCAGCAGCCAGATGCAAGGAGAAAGCATACTTTATGGCTCATGAGGACAGGGTAACGAAGTGGGTAACAAATGAccacatagcggtcataagcCATGGCAGCTAGAAAGGAAAATTCTGAACCTGCTATTGTTACATAGAGGAACATTTGCCTTCCACATGCAGAGGCTGAGAACTTATTTATACCCATGACCTGGTCGATGAGCATCTTAGGCACAGTGACAGAAATATACATTGCATCCATGAGAGACAACTGGTTGATGAAAAAGTATATGGGGCTGTGGAGGTGGGCATCAAAATGTATCAGAAGAATTAGGACACTACTTCCAGTTAAAGCCATCAAGAACACTACAAAAATGACCACACAGAGGAGAGCTGGGTGATTTGATTGACTAAAGATTCCCACCAGAATGAAATCAGACTGTCCCGTGTAATTGGCCACCCACTTCATGTTTTTCATAAGTTTCACTTACACCACTGAGAAGAGTTTTGGGATTAATGGTTATCCATGGGAGTCTTCcacctgaaatgaataaataaatatttactggctGTGTATGTGAGTATGTGTTTGTTTATGCGAACCTCATTGTGTTAATCAGAGAAAGTTTTATGGTGTACAGAAATGAGATGATTAATTACTTAAAACTTAGCATTTAATAGAAAATAAGGCATTAGGAATTGTGGGTAAAAATATTTGGCAACTTATACTAAATTTGTTGTAGTTCAGGTTATATGGTAGCCTAATGATAGACATTGGCATCTATCAACATATATTGAGCATTTTCAGAGATAATAATttaaacacaaaaagtgaatatttgaatgaaaagtaaataaaacttcatttttagaaattttgttaTACAAATCTGATTTATCTCTCTACTTTTAGAAACCAAATGGAATATTACAAAATTCTAGAATGTGCATATTATGTTAAAAGGGATTTTAAAAGTAACAAACGCAAATAGGGGGAAATCCTATACCGAATTTTtaattctgccccccccccaccccatagaATAGGGCTATTCAGTGAGGCTATATTGGGAGGAGTGAGCCATACATTCCTAGGAACAGGCCAGGATCCTTACACATGACTGACCATTTAGAGACCTGAGTGGCATAGGGCAGGGATCTCATAATCTCATCTAACCACAGTTATAAATTTAGATTTTCCTCTATCCACTATTCCATTGTCCACTGTATgtaaaaacagtataaaataataatttttacatCAGGTGTGGTTAGGATTaagtaagataaaataatcaAAGTCCTTAGGACATTACCAGTTACAGAAGAATAAGCACATATACTGTTTATTTAAAGAGATAACACCTACAATACTCTATTTGCAGAATCTATGAAAGAAATGGCTGTTATTACTATTGTCTTATTATGTGGAACACCTCAGTTTTCCACTTTCAGCATCTGTCCATATATTTAAgcatttgaattttataatttctatagtTCCAAACactagtatatatacatatatatgtatatgctaaTTTTACACGAATATATATgatgtaagtaaatataaaatgaatatataaataaaatataaacacaaatataaatatttattattttaaccctGATTCATATCTCTGTGGagaatttcatcttttttctgtCTAATAAATACTTCTCCAAATTGAAATTAATCTCTTAATAAACTTGAGTGTGAAGGAAAAACTTGGATTTAGATGGTCATTGCTATTTATCAGCCAAAGCTTTAGTTATTTACCCAAATATCACCTGCTTCATGGAGATAGTAATTAATTTGTCATGGAAATGAATATATGTAGAGAAAAACTGCACACCTCTGGGATGTCACTGACTGAAATTCATTGTTAAATCCTCTATCTTGCTGCTGATAGTCTGAGTCTCTGTTAgactctgaagaaaaataaaagtgaaatcaaaTTAAGGAGGTAAGAGTTACCTACTCTGGGACAAATGTTATACAATGTGATTTaaactacaatttaaaaatagatacaaaataaataagaaagattgataaataaaaaacggatgggactggaggagattatgagtgaaattagtcaagaagagaaaatcaattatcatctggttttacttacttgtggaacataaggaatagcatggaagacattgggaaaagggagggaaaaatgaagggagggaaataGGAGgtagagacaaaccatgagattctgtggactctgagaaacaaactgagggttttggaagggagggattGGGGAATGGATTGGTCTAGTGGTGGGTATTGACaagggcacatattgcagggagcactgggtgttacatgtaacaatgaatcttggaacactacttcaaaaactaatgatgtcctgtatggtaactaacataacataataaaataagaagaagaaaaaaaatcaaatacaaaatatCTATGGTCATTATGTAAACAATTACTAATAGCTTCTTCCACATTTCATTTATGGATATTAACATTTGTAACTCTTTAAAATTTCTGACATATGAAATGTTACATTTGAAGAGCCCTTTCCGGGATCCACACAATGACTAAGATACTGAGGAATTCGGAGATGCTTGCTGAGTGAATAGAGAAAGATGAAGGTGCTTGGGGATGCTGGGATAATCACTGATGCATTTTGATAAATAGGAATGACTGTGATCAAGCCACATTGAATAGCCCAACTAAGACACCTGAGAGACAAGGCGATGCTATCAGTATCATACAGGGCAACTAGCCTCCATATTTATGCTTATGTTTCTTTATCCAATTGCTTGAGATTAATATAAACAGCTTGGTGCACCATTAATAATGATGGTAGAATAATATTGAATCTGTTTTTGAAGCATCAAGGCAAATATTTAATGGTGCACTGTATTTAGTCTTCTCCAAGAGTCAATGACAtatgtattttctccttttacaCATTAAAGATATTCGAATTCTTGTTGTAAGTGCCTAATATCACAACGTAATCTGAGGGAGAACTCTACCTCAGCAGGAGTAGGACCAATGTTCTCTAATTCTGCCTTATATTGGTTGGGGACATAGTCCTCTCTCCAAAGTTTACAATTTAAATTTAAGGTCACACATCTTAAgtttaaacaaagaaacataaacaTGATTAAGACGTTTATTTCAGTCTTTTAGCTACTCAAAATAACCCTCCTCAAGTTAAATGTAATATCATTTCCTCTGCAAAATCTAAGCCTcacaaatacaaatacattacaatacagaaataatattcattattttattccatCAGTAATTGGAAACTGAGAATCAGTTTCTAAATGTGTAAAAGCAAATATGAATTATATAAAGAGTTTCAAAGGGAATAGTGCATTTCCTTTTCTCaataaaaatagaggaaaggCAAAATAGTTGCAGAAATAGTGTCAAGAAAAATAGGATGGTCAGAAGCAGATCAGatcaagaaaaataattcctttttagTTCCTCCACTTTTATCTACTTGTCTGGTTGAATCCACCATCAATCAGATGATACTGTAAGGTTCATCCAGATGGGTAAATGAAGTGTGGCCACATGAAGTTTATAtaagagaagcagaaaaatggcATCATTCCTGGTTGTAAAATGTTTCGTAGAGGAGAAGATaaggtgtgtcttttttttttcttttttcctttaaacatacatcactttattttttttcttttcaacataacagtgttcattgattttgcaccacacccagtgctccatgcaacacgtgccctcactaataccctcCACCTTGTTCCCGCAATCTCCCATCCCCCGcaccttctagaccctcaggttgtttttgagagtccatagtctctcatggttcacctccccttccaatttccctcaactcccttctcctctccatctccccatatactccatgttatttgttatgctccataaataagtgaaaccatatgataattgactctctctgcttgaattatttcgctcagcataaattcttccagtcccatccatgttgctacaaaagttgggtattcatcttttctgagagaggcataatactccatcgtgtatatggaccacatattccttatccattcgtccattgaagggcatcttggttctttccacagtttggcgaccatggccattgctgctataaacattggagtacagatggcccttcttttcactacatctgtatctttggggtaaatacccagtagtgcaattacagggtcatagggaagctctatttttaattttttgaggaatctccacactgttctccaaagtggctgcaccaacttgcattcccaccaacagtggaagagggttcccctttctccacatcctctccaacacacgttgtttcctgtcttgctaactttggccattctaactggtgtaaggtggtatctcaatgtggttttaatttgaatctccctgatgactagtgatgatgaacactttttcatgtgtctgataaccatttgtatttcttcatttggcaatgaagaagtcaaactctctctcttcgcagatgacatgattctttatatggaagagcctaaagactctacccccaaactactagaactcatacagcaattcagtaacgtggcaggatacgaagtcaatgtacagaaatcagtggctttcttatacactaacaattaaaatacagaaagggaaattagagaatctattccatttactatagcaccaagaaccaaaagatacctggggataaacttaaccaaagatgtaaagaatctgcactcaaggaactacagaacactcatgaaagaaattgaagaagacacaaatagatggaagaccattccatgctcttggattggaagaataaacattgttaaaatgtctatacttcctagggcaatctatacttttaatgccattccaatcaaaattcccccagcatttttcaaagagctggagcaaataatcctaaaatttgtatggaatcagaagaaaccccgaattgctaaggaaatgttgaaagacaaaaataaaactggcggcatcatgttacctgatttcaagctttactacaaagctatgatcagcaagacagtgtggtactggcataaagttagacacatagaccagcggaacagagtagagagcccagatatggaccctcaactctatggtcaaataatcttcggcAAAAAAGGTGTGTCTTTTGATAAATCCCCTTGAAATTTTAAGAATCATGTGGCTAAaacagctaaaagaaaaaaaaaagctaatcaaTATTTTAGTTGCACTATTCTTGCTTTCTCttcattacttttaaataatctccTTTCATCATTAAATGTAATATGCATCAAAatctatttaaaagattttatccatttattttagagatagagcacAGAGGGGGAGTGTGAGGAagatgcagactccccattgagcacagagcccgatgcagggcttgatcccaggacccttagttcatgacctgatctgaagacagacacctaaccaactgagccacccaggtgccccaatatgcaTCAAAATCTTaaccaatatttaaaataatctcaagtctcactattgttaatttttttctgtgaaatataCTAATTTTTGTAGTCTTTTCGTTTTATgaaatgcatatttatatatttatataatattatatatttatatatttatataatatgtatgcatgtatatatgatatatatagtattttatgttttatgtttatatcacatatatatgtgatatatatggcatatatataatCCTTTCAAAGTtggtgaaatatttttcttttatcttttcatctcTCACAGATGTAGAATCTGACTCTGTGAGATCAATTACTGTTGTGGAGATTAAAATTTAGGTGCTTTCCCTCACATCTTTTTCTCCAACACTCTTCATGAGTTTATTGATTATACTTTTTTCTATCATTAACTTACAACTTATGCTACCTTAacatgcatttaatttttctattttccatttttatgttgggatatgtgtgtgtgtgtgtgtgtgtgtgtgtgtgtgtgtatacaggcTCAACAATTTTTAAGCATACTGTTTGATGTCATTGAAATACATTAATTTCCATTAACACCATCTCCAGAACGTTTTTGACTCATAAATTTGCAATTCGATACCCATTGAAGAAATTACTCttcattcctcctttcccccatgcCATGGCAATTATTATAcctaatatttttatgatttcgGATACTCTAATTGtttcacataagtgaaatcatacaggatttgtatttttgtgactgactcatttcacttagcattatggtttttttaatattttatttatttgacagagagaaatcacaactaggcagagagagaggaggaagcaggctccccgcagagcagaaagcccgatgtagggctcgatcccaggaccctgagatcatgacctgagccaaaggcaaaggctttaatccactgagccacccaggcgccccgcattattttttttaaagttcatccatGCTTCAGCATATTACAGAAATTCCTTCATCTTAAGGTtatgttccattgtatgtatacaccacattttgcttatccatttatcAATGGATACTTTCACTGTATCCATGTTTTAGCTATAATGCTGCTATaagtatatgtatgtaaatatacatatatattatatattttaatattttatacacTGTAGCACCATGTTTAATTTTGTGGGAAATCCTATACTCTGTTCCACAACAGACacgttttcatttcattttcatttccaccaacagtgaacagggttccaatttctccacatcttcgttGACACTTGTTATTCTCTGTGCCATTGATAGGAGCTATTCTAATGAGTTTGGGGTTTTGTCTAATTTTATGTTAGTCTCTTTCCCAATGAATAGTGATATTGACCACCTTTCAATGTGCTCTTGCCTGCTTATCTTTGGAGAACTATCCATGCAAGTCCTAGCCTCTTTTTGAAAATCAtgttattggggtgcctggatgcctcagttagttaagtgtctttctgtggttcaggttataatcccagggtcctgagatcaagtccacttcttcctctcctccctgcttgtgctttctctcactatctctattgctgtctctctcaaataaataaatctttaaaaatttaaaaactaaaaattacatttatgttgtttgtttttgtggtgttGCATTTTAGCAGTTCACTGTAAATTCTGGATATTATCCTGTTATCAGGTATGTGACTTGAGAGCATCCTATTCTGTGGATTTTTATTTACTCTCTTGATACTCACtactaatatacatatttttaatccaATTTTTCCAGTTATCTTTTGTCTATGTCTATGGTGTTATTTCCAAGAAACATTATCAAATCCAatgtttttcctaattttttcctatattttttctaaaagttttacagttttaagcTTATATTTGGACATTTGTTCCAGTTTCTGTTATTTTCTGACACATGATATTACATAAGGGTCTAAACTCATTATTTTCCTTGTAGATGGACAGGCCATTTTTCCcaacaatatttgttgaaaacactCTCTTTTCTCCACTCAAGGActcttgtttctttgaaaaattattttttcatatatatgagttttcaattttttttattattaacatataatgcattatttcctcaggggtacaggtctgtgaatcatcagccttacacattccacagcacttaccatagcacatgccctccccaatgtctataacccagccaccctaccccTATCCCCCCAAGCaggcctcagtttgtttcatgagattaagagtctcctttGGTTTGTCTtactcctgatcccatcttgtttcatttttttccctccctaccccccatgaaACCCCCCAGTcctatctctcaaattcttatcagagatcatataattgtctttcactgattgacatatttcccttagcataataccctctagttccatctatgttgttgcaaatgacaagatttattttctcttgatgactgcataatattccattgtgtgtgtgtgtgtgtgtgtgtgtgtgtgtgtgtgtgtgtgtgtgatatcacacacacatataatcacatcttctttatccattcatctgtttatggacatctaggttctttccatggtttgagtattgtggacactgttgctataaacattcgggtgcaagtgcccctttggatcactacatttgtatctttagagcaaatactcagtagtgcgattgctgggtgatagggtagctctattttcaactttttgaggaaccaccatactgttttccagagtggctgcaccagcttgccttctcaccaacagtgcaggtgggttcccctttctccacatccttgccaacatctgttgtttcctgacttgttaattttagccattctgactggtgtgaggtggtatctcactgtggttttgatttgtatttccctgatgccaagtgatgttaagcaccttttcatgtgtctgttggccatttggatgtcttctttgaagaaatatctgttcatgtcttgtgcccatttctttttttttaaagattttatttatttatttgacagagatagctcacaagcagacagagtgaaagagaggaGTGAAGCAGCCTcctggcagagcagagagccggatgtgggctctctgggatcatgggatcatgatcacgtgggatcatgacccgagccgaaaacagagactttaacccaatgagccacccaggtgcccctcttgtgcccatttcttgactggattatttgttctttgggtgctgagtttgataagttctttatagatttttgatactagccctttatctgatatgacatttgcaaatatcttctcccattctgccagttgtcttttggttttgttgactgtttcctttgctgtgcaaagcttttatTTCTGGGCGTTCTACTCCATTCTGTTGGTTATGTGCCTGCCAATACcaaattctttttattgtattagctttgtagtaagtttgaaatcaggatgtATGGCTCCTCATGCTTTGTTCTTCTCTGGGATTATTTTGCCTATGTGGGTTCACTTGAGatattatatgaattttagagtGGGTctcctatttcttaaaaaaatatataattaacattttgatagagatttcattaattttgcaGACTGCTTTGGTTGGTATCACCATCTTAAGTCTGTCAACCCAtgaaaagaatgttttatttcactaaatcttctttaatttgttCCAGAaatgttttgtactttttgttgAGCAAGGTGTTCACCTCATTGATTATGCTAAAACtaagtacttttttctttccaattttttatttaaattctagttagtcaaTATGCTGTGAAAATTTGGTTTCAGGAGAAGTCAGTAATTCATCATTTACATGCAACACCTAGGGCTCTTGTAACAAGTGCCTTCCTAAtaaccatcacccatttagcccatccccccccACAGCCCTAAAACAACCCTCAAAATGTTCTCTGTCTTTAAGtttcctttaagttttgtttccctaagtcttttttctttcatttttccctcctgtatgttcatctgttttgtttttaaattccacatgtaagtgaaatcataggcatttgcctttctctgactaatttcacttagcctaataccctccaGCTCCATCCTCATCCTTCCAAATAGCAAGATTTGATTCTCTTTGAAAggtaatagatgatagatatatagatgatagattagatagatagatagatactagATATATGATAGATATCACATCTTCATTCATCAGTTATGGGAATTTgtctgttgttgataatgctgctataaacattggggtgtatgtgcagctttgactttatatttttgtatcccttgggtaaatatctagtagtgcaattgctagataaTAGGgtagctgttttatttttaagattttatttatttgtttgacagagaaccagtaggcagagaggtagacagagggagagggacaagcaagctccctgctgaggagagaacatgatgtgggcctcaatcccaggactctgagatcatgatctgagacaaaggcagatccttaattgactgagccagccagtcagttttaactttttgtggcacctcccatactgttttccagaacaaCTGCCCCACTTTGCATTCCTCCCACAGTAcaagagggatcccctttctccatattctcaccaacagttgctatttcttgtcttgttaattttagtgattctgacaggtgtgaggtggtatctcattgtgattttgatttgtatttccctagtgATGAGTGATGTTTGCCTCTCTTCTTGTGTCTGATAGttatctttctgtcttctttgggaaaatgtttattcatgtcttctgcccatttttcttttaaattcaattagccttctgctcatttcttaactgggttatttgatTTCTGGGTATTGAGTTTCATAAggtcttcatagattttggatattaacctttattagatatgtcctTTGAAGATATTTCCTCCATTCTGTAGTATGTTTTTTAGAATTGTTGATTATTTACTTTATTGTGCA
It includes:
- the LOC123939041 gene encoding olfactory receptor 2T5-like — encoded protein: MALTGSSVLILLIHFDAHLHSPIYFFINQLSLMDAMYISVTVPKMLIDQVMGINKFSASACGRQMFLYVTIAGSEFSFLAAMAYDRYVVICYPLRYPVLMSHKVCFLLASGCWFLGSVDGFMLTAITITFPFCRSWEIHHFFCEVPAVMKLSFSDTSLYETVMYLCCVLMLLIPVTVISSSYFFILLTIHRMNSAEGWKKAFATCSSHMTVVIFFYGAAVYTYILPNSYHTPEKDMVVFVFYTIITPVLNPLIYSLRNKDVIRRSEENVECGTCL